A single region of the Oncorhynchus keta strain PuntledgeMale-10-30-2019 chromosome 4, Oket_V2, whole genome shotgun sequence genome encodes:
- the LOC127928130 gene encoding EF-hand calcium-binding domain-containing protein 9-like gives MKLKKGALLNYLDFDSVYCLLSLRNAKILSDYFKLLDVHNRNTLNDIQFYHFMHHVTDLKKKEIMMTFDMLDWNASGEIAFEQFYMLVCILLCSEYHVEKNFIFRHSRPVFELLDMDGGRTISPAEFQASGFLFNLKGHALDKIFYEFDVSGDEVH, from the exons ATGAAGCTAAAGAAAGGAGCTCTTTTAAATTATCTGGACTTTGACAGTGTCTACTGTCTTCTCTCCCTGCGCAACGCCAAAATACTGTCTGATTACTTCAAACTACTGGATGTCCACAACAGGAACACTCTGAATG ACATCCAGTTCTACCACTTCATGCACCATGTGACTGACCTGAAGAAGAAGGAGATCATGATGACCTTTGACATGCTAGACTGGAACGCCAGCGGAGAGATCGCCTTCGAACAGTTCTACATGCTGGTCTGCATCCTGCTCTGCAGCGAG TACCACGTGGAGAAGAACTTCATCTTCCGTCACTCCAGGCCGGTGTTTGAGTTGCTGGACATGGACGGAGGTCGCACCATCAGCCCCGCCGAGTTCCAGGCCTCTGGCTTCCTGTTCAACCTCAAGGGACACGCCCTCGATAAGATCTTCTACGAGTTCGACGTCTCCGGAGACGAGgtacactga